In one Helicoverpa zea isolate HzStark_Cry1AcR chromosome 5, ilHelZeax1.1, whole genome shotgun sequence genomic region, the following are encoded:
- the LOC124630489 gene encoding cuticle protein 8-like: MRTFLVLAYVSAAMAVAVPVEYGGYYGHAPVAVHAAPVVHAAPVIHAAPVVHAAPLVHAVQAEPISYPKYAFNYGVKDPHTGDIKSQQEERDGDVVKGSYSLVEPDGSTRTVAYSADDHTGFNAVVHKSGHAVHPQQVAVAHAAPIHYAAAPIAVASYGHGYGH, from the exons ATGCGG ACGTTTTTGGTGCTAGCATACGTGAGCGCAGCGATGGCGGTGGCTGTACCAGTTGAGTACGGCGGGTATTACGGACATGCGCCGGTCGCGGTACACGCCGCCCCAGTGGTACACGCCGCCCCTGTGATCCATGCTGCGCCAGTGGTACATGCTGCCCCATTGGTACATGCTGTGCAAGCTGAACCTATT TCCTATCCAAAGTACGCGTTCAACTACGGAGTGAAGGACCCGCACACCGGCGACATAAAGTCACAACAAGAAGAGCGTGACGGAGACGTCGTTAAAG GAAGCTACTCGCTAGTGGAGCCCGACGGTTCTACTCGAACGGTTGCGTACTCCGCTGACGATCACACCGGTTTCAACGCCGTCGTGCACAAGTCCGGACATGCGGTTCATCCG CAACAAGTGGCAGTAGCGCATGCGGCTCCTATTCACTACGCAGCTGCACCCATCGCAGTGGCTTCCTACGGCCATGGCTACGGCCACTAG
- the LOC124630490 gene encoding larval cuticle protein 16/17-like isoform X2 yields MLGFLMISAVVLVHTAPRQPRLSLAEYVGPSYSYNNIDGNPGMYSFGYDVMDPETGNAQYRFEERHANGTVTGTYGYIDPNGKPVKYRYIADSLGYRVYSDVITNRPLPLPLILNQPTEPSVTWTRPPKPHKNNVITHLVSELGSLLTDNNFV; encoded by the exons ATGTTG GGTTTTCTGATGATATCAGCGGTGGTCTTGGTGCACACAGCTCCCAGGCAACCTCGGCTTTCGTTAGCAGAATACGTTGGACCAAGTTATTCATACAATAACATAGATG gaAATCCTGGGATGTATTCCTTCGGTTACGACGTAATGGACCCAGAGACTGGCAATGCTCAATACCGTTTTGAAGAAAGGCATGCTAATGGCACGGTCACTGGCACGTATGGCTATATCGATCCTAATGGCAAACCTGTGAAGTACAGATACATCGCCGATAGCTTGGGTTACAG gGTATATTCAGACGTGATAACAAACAGACCATTGCCGTTGCCCCTCATTTTGAATCAACCAACAGAACCCTCAGTCACATGGACTCGACCACCAAAACCACATAAGAACAATGTTATCACCCATCTAGTGTCAGAACTTGGAAGTCTCTTAACTGACaataattttgtgtaa
- the LOC124630490 gene encoding larval cuticle protein 16/17-like isoform X1, whose protein sequence is MEGFIKGFLMISAVVLVHTAPRQPRLSLAEYVGPSYSYNNIDGNPGMYSFGYDVMDPETGNAQYRFEERHANGTVTGTYGYIDPNGKPVKYRYIADSLGYRVYSDVITNRPLPLPLILNQPTEPSVTWTRPPKPHKNNVITHLVSELGSLLTDNNFV, encoded by the exons ATGGAAGGATTTATTAAG GGTTTTCTGATGATATCAGCGGTGGTCTTGGTGCACACAGCTCCCAGGCAACCTCGGCTTTCGTTAGCAGAATACGTTGGACCAAGTTATTCATACAATAACATAGATG gaAATCCTGGGATGTATTCCTTCGGTTACGACGTAATGGACCCAGAGACTGGCAATGCTCAATACCGTTTTGAAGAAAGGCATGCTAATGGCACGGTCACTGGCACGTATGGCTATATCGATCCTAATGGCAAACCTGTGAAGTACAGATACATCGCCGATAGCTTGGGTTACAG gGTATATTCAGACGTGATAACAAACAGACCATTGCCGTTGCCCCTCATTTTGAATCAACCAACAGAACCCTCAGTCACATGGACTCGACCACCAAAACCACATAAGAACAATGTTATCACCCATCTAGTGTCAGAACTTGGAAGTCTCTTAACTGACaataattttgtgtaa
- the LOC124630490 gene encoding larval cuticle protein 16/17-like isoform X3 has translation MISAVVLVHTAPRQPRLSLAEYVGPSYSYNNIDGNPGMYSFGYDVMDPETGNAQYRFEERHANGTVTGTYGYIDPNGKPVKYRYIADSLGYRVYSDVITNRPLPLPLILNQPTEPSVTWTRPPKPHKNNVITHLVSELGSLLTDNNFV, from the exons ATGATATCAGCGGTGGTCTTGGTGCACACAGCTCCCAGGCAACCTCGGCTTTCGTTAGCAGAATACGTTGGACCAAGTTATTCATACAATAACATAGATG gaAATCCTGGGATGTATTCCTTCGGTTACGACGTAATGGACCCAGAGACTGGCAATGCTCAATACCGTTTTGAAGAAAGGCATGCTAATGGCACGGTCACTGGCACGTATGGCTATATCGATCCTAATGGCAAACCTGTGAAGTACAGATACATCGCCGATAGCTTGGGTTACAG gGTATATTCAGACGTGATAACAAACAGACCATTGCCGTTGCCCCTCATTTTGAATCAACCAACAGAACCCTCAGTCACATGGACTCGACCACCAAAACCACATAAGAACAATGTTATCACCCATCTAGTGTCAGAACTTGGAAGTCTCTTAACTGACaataattttgtgtaa
- the LOC124630488 gene encoding uncharacterized protein LOC124630488, producing MNRIKVNNRHLWNFYVFPLMFFTTVACFPTSRPDLEAQPEIRDEKHFPNGTVVGRYTYMDNEGNPIQVKYYADDASYGVELKSIKVVDSTGDSSLVSAVSANTNSQISPNSQPNKLDFNLIRNVESDAKMSSTNMLHANTNMPMIEAGQSGAKYRINEPIYNFPNREGTKTNRYKVEKPNPDYEIFYQNELKGPKKCNKDKVRVYFDKENRNIRSVSVNSFEADKFCEQF from the exons atGAACCGTATCAAGGTGAATAACAGGCATTTGTGGAATTTCTATGTGTTTCCTTTGATGTTCTTTACAACTGTGGCAT GTTTTCCAACTAGCAGACCAGATCTGGAGGCGCAGCCTGAGATAAGAGATGAGAAGCACTTTCCTAACGGCACAGTAGTTGGTAGATATACGTACATGGACAATGAAGGAAACCCAATACAAGTGAAGTATTACGCAGACGATGCAAGCTATGg GGTGGAATTAAAGAGCATTAAAGTTGTGGATTCAACAGGCGATTCATCACTAGTGTCAGCAGTAAGTGCAAATACAAATAGTCAGATTAGTCCGAATAGCCAACCTAATAAATTGGACTTCAATTTGATAAGGAATGTAGAATCTGATGCAAAGATGTCATCTACAAACATGCTACATGCTAATACCAACATGCCTATGATCGAAGCTGGGCAATCTGGCGCCAAATACAGAATCAATGAACCAATATACAATTTCCCAAACAGAGAAGGAACCAAAACGAATCGCTACAAAGTTGAGAAACCCAATCCTGATTATGAGATCTTCTACCAGAATGAACTGAAAGGTCCTAAGAAGTGCAACAAGGATAAAGTTCGTGTTTATTTCGATAAAGAAAATAGGAACATTCGTAGTGTTTCAGTCAACAGTTTCGAAGCTGACAAGTTTTGTGAGCAATTCTAA